The Roseimicrobium gellanilyticum genome includes a region encoding these proteins:
- a CDS encoding NAD-dependent epimerase/dehydratase family protein translates to MLKNVQGHERLFVTGANGLIGGAVCREARVRGHEVLGMCRDPQAPLPQDCRRATGSMGEIPWREVDSFAPTALIHLAWIARPGVNFTSPENDLLVEQSAALFRGLVERGVRNLTGTGTFIEYATCPEPLVEDVSPLKPLVCYSRAKLATLEVLRDIAGHAGVDWSWFRVFNAYGEGEDAARMTSFLMRQLAAGTPVSVKTPESLRDYIHAADVAEGMLASIESGLTGIVNIGTGEGVRVLELARQIAITVGADPGLVTAQDPPNEDLMPCAIADSSKLRSTGWTPRVNLENGLQRLWQSIHSATR, encoded by the coding sequence ATGCTCAAAAATGTACAGGGGCATGAGCGGCTGTTTGTTACAGGCGCTAATGGGCTGATTGGTGGTGCTGTCTGTCGAGAAGCGAGGGTCAGGGGGCATGAGGTCTTGGGGATGTGCCGCGACCCACAAGCGCCCCTTCCTCAAGACTGCAGGAGGGCGACGGGTTCCATGGGCGAAATTCCGTGGCGTGAGGTGGATTCGTTTGCGCCCACAGCCCTCATCCACCTCGCGTGGATTGCCCGGCCTGGTGTGAATTTCACCTCGCCAGAGAACGACCTCCTCGTGGAGCAGAGCGCGGCATTGTTTCGCGGGCTCGTGGAGCGTGGAGTCCGGAATCTCACTGGGACTGGAACCTTCATTGAGTATGCCACCTGCCCCGAGCCCCTGGTGGAAGACGTCTCGCCGCTGAAGCCTCTGGTTTGTTATTCCCGCGCCAAGTTGGCGACACTGGAAGTCCTCCGGGACATAGCCGGGCATGCCGGAGTGGATTGGTCCTGGTTCCGTGTGTTCAATGCTTATGGCGAGGGCGAAGACGCCGCTCGCATGACCTCGTTCCTCATGCGGCAACTCGCAGCGGGCACGCCCGTTTCCGTGAAGACGCCGGAGAGCCTCCGGGACTACATTCATGCGGCCGACGTCGCGGAGGGGATGCTGGCTTCCATCGAGTCCGGTCTCACCGGCATCGTGAACATCGGCACAGGCGAGGGCGTGCGGGTATTGGAACTGGCGCGGCAGATTGCCATCACCGTGGGAGCGGATCCAGGACTGGTCACGGCGCAGGATCCTCCCAACGAGGATCTCATGCCCTGCGCCATCGCAGACTCCTCCAAGCTCCGGTCCACAGGATGGACACCCCGGGTGAATCTCGAAAACGGATTGCAACGCCTCTGGCAGTCCATTCATAGTGCCACCCGATGA
- a CDS encoding glycosyltransferase family 2 protein, translating to MNSLDQGRISDAADKPSSLVTIGIPVFNGEKHLAQALDSALAQDCPNLEILISDNASTDGTQDICKEYRRRDSRIRYHRNKENLGASGNFQEVLKRANGEYFTWLACDDILTRGDYVSKLAGYLDTNPDVVLCGCTTKAFVGEDLRATCTHVLEAVAPERDWKEARKEFFRWPQTACHFVIYGLYRRRPLLKVPVDGRTHWGRPVVLDMEFPILSRLSNFGRIVSLPDMERAYRSHAYSSCNRDVEELSTASQFWLALRMKSTLLRTAATLNVPADEKWELIKLTLHNFLHHPLGRLPEFRADLENQRVENGILRDACEERLNLIHQQDAAMRLMTKRIEELENQLAQTRAADENAR from the coding sequence ATGAACAGTCTGGACCAAGGCCGGATTTCTGATGCTGCGGACAAGCCATCGTCTCTGGTCACCATTGGTATCCCCGTGTTCAATGGCGAAAAGCACCTGGCCCAGGCGCTGGATTCCGCTCTTGCCCAAGACTGCCCCAACTTGGAAATCCTCATTTCTGACAACGCCTCCACGGATGGGACCCAGGACATCTGCAAGGAATACAGGCGGCGCGATTCCCGGATCCGATACCACCGCAACAAGGAGAACCTCGGTGCCAGCGGGAACTTCCAGGAGGTCCTCAAGAGGGCGAACGGCGAATACTTCACGTGGCTTGCCTGCGACGATATCCTCACCCGTGGCGACTATGTGAGCAAACTTGCTGGATATCTCGACACGAATCCCGATGTGGTCTTGTGCGGCTGCACCACCAAGGCCTTTGTGGGAGAGGACTTGCGAGCCACTTGTACCCACGTCCTGGAGGCAGTAGCCCCGGAGCGGGATTGGAAGGAAGCGCGGAAAGAATTCTTCCGCTGGCCCCAGACCGCCTGCCATTTTGTCATCTACGGGCTCTACCGAAGGCGGCCTTTGCTGAAGGTTCCCGTGGATGGACGTACCCATTGGGGCCGGCCGGTCGTGTTGGACATGGAGTTTCCCATTCTCTCCCGGCTGAGCAATTTCGGCCGTATCGTGTCCCTGCCGGACATGGAGCGAGCCTACCGGTCGCACGCTTATTCGTCTTGCAATCGTGATGTGGAGGAACTCTCGACCGCCAGCCAATTCTGGCTGGCCCTGCGCATGAAAAGCACGCTCTTGAGGACAGCGGCAACCTTGAATGTGCCTGCCGATGAGAAGTGGGAGCTGATCAAGCTGACGCTGCACAATTTCCTCCACCACCCCTTGGGCAGGCTGCCTGAGTTTCGGGCGGATTTGGAAAACCAGCGTGTGGAAAACGGAATCCTGCGTGATGCTTGCGAAGAGCGCCTGAACCTGATTCACCAGCAGGACGCAGCCATGCGCTTGATGACAAAACGGATTGAGGAGCTGGAAAACCAGCTCGCGCAAACCCGGGCAGCGGACGAGAACGCGCGATAA
- a CDS encoding pseudouridine synthase, whose protein sequence is MLLAFYKPYGVLSQFTKEHPTHRVLAEFGFPKDVYPIGRLDSDSEGLLLLSDEARWNERLLHPKHAHARTYHAQVERIPDESALDKLRRGVKLPDFTTLPCKAALVEPDPPHLPRVPPIRERKSVPTSWLELTLTEGKNRQVRRMTAAVGFPTLRLIRVAIGQFTLRDSKLEEGKWRELTPAESKLVLDR, encoded by the coding sequence TTGCTCCTCGCTTTCTACAAACCCTACGGCGTGCTCTCCCAATTCACCAAGGAGCACCCCACGCATCGTGTGCTCGCCGAGTTTGGGTTTCCCAAGGATGTGTATCCCATTGGGCGGCTGGATTCGGACTCGGAGGGGTTGTTGCTGCTGAGCGATGAGGCGCGCTGGAACGAGCGGCTGCTGCATCCCAAGCACGCGCATGCGCGCACCTATCACGCACAGGTGGAGCGTATCCCTGATGAGTCGGCGTTGGACAAGCTTCGCCGGGGCGTGAAGCTTCCGGACTTCACCACGCTGCCGTGCAAAGCGGCACTGGTCGAGCCGGACCCTCCGCATCTTCCACGCGTACCGCCCATTCGTGAACGCAAGAGCGTGCCGACGAGCTGGCTGGAACTGACGCTCACCGAGGGGAAAAATCGTCAGGTGCGGCGCATGACCGCCGCAGTGGGATTCCCGACATTGCGCCTGATTCGCGTGGCCATTGGCCAGTTTACCCTGAGAGATTCCAAGCTTGAGGAAGGGAAGTGGAGGGAGCTGACGCCAGCGGAATCCAAGCTGGTGTTGGATCGGTGA
- a CDS encoding cephalosporin hydroxylase family protein, translated as MDPVRQFFEERRRDIEAMGRDVELQRKSLDWMLHADRYKACYNFTWLGRPIIKYPADIVLQQEIIWAVKPDLIIETGIAHGGSLILSASMLQLIGHGEVVAVDIDIRAHNRREIEAHPMSPRITMIEGSSTDPAIAAQIREKAEGKERVMVFLDSNHTHQHVYDELKLYADLVTPGSYCVLPDTLIEFFPKGYYKDRPWDVGDNPMTALRAFLAERDDFEIMNDLSDKAMITEGISGYLRRKV; from the coding sequence ATGGATCCCGTCCGGCAGTTTTTTGAAGAGCGTCGGCGTGATATTGAAGCGATGGGGCGCGATGTGGAACTGCAGCGCAAATCGCTGGACTGGATGCTGCACGCGGATCGTTACAAAGCCTGCTACAACTTCACCTGGCTGGGCAGGCCCATCATCAAATATCCCGCGGACATCGTGCTTCAGCAGGAGATCATCTGGGCTGTGAAACCGGATTTGATCATCGAGACCGGCATTGCCCATGGTGGGTCCCTCATCCTCTCAGCCTCGATGCTCCAACTGATCGGCCATGGCGAGGTCGTTGCTGTGGACATCGATATCCGTGCGCACAACCGCCGGGAAATCGAGGCCCATCCCATGAGCCCCCGCATCACCATGATTGAAGGCAGCTCCACGGATCCTGCAATTGCCGCCCAGATCCGGGAGAAGGCGGAAGGGAAAGAGCGTGTGATGGTGTTCCTCGATTCCAACCACACGCACCAGCATGTGTATGATGAACTGAAGCTGTACGCGGATCTTGTCACGCCAGGCTCGTACTGCGTGTTGCCGGACACTCTGATCGAGTTTTTCCCGAAGGGGTACTACAAGGATCGTCCGTGGGACGTGGGTGACAATCCCATGACAGCCCTGCGCGCCTTCCTCGCGGAGCGCGATGATTTTGAGATCATGAATGACCTGAGTGACAAGGCCATGATCACGGAGGGCATCAGTGGCTACCTGAGACGCAAGGTCTGA
- a CDS encoding sigma-70 family RNA polymerase sigma factor, whose amino-acid sequence MNDPAVASPAAPPSSEVADLELVKRCQRGDARSFDLLVTRYRGKVYGMCYHLVQNDQDAWDLAQEAFIKAWKALPSFKGDSSFYTWLYRIAHNTSYDWLRKKRIQSDGEFNDEIGRPVAAGAEAVPKGDFAPDEALKNRELGARIHEAIAQLSPDHRTVILLREVEGHSYEEIAQATNSSLGTVMSRLFYARKKLQELLKDTYENA is encoded by the coding sequence ATGAACGACCCCGCCGTGGCTTCTCCTGCCGCTCCGCCCTCCAGCGAGGTCGCCGACTTGGAACTCGTCAAACGGTGCCAGCGCGGCGACGCGCGGTCGTTTGATCTGCTTGTCACTCGTTATCGCGGAAAGGTTTACGGCATGTGCTACCACCTTGTACAGAACGACCAGGATGCATGGGACCTCGCCCAAGAGGCCTTCATCAAGGCGTGGAAGGCGCTGCCCTCGTTCAAGGGCGACTCCTCCTTCTACACGTGGCTGTACCGCATCGCCCACAACACCTCGTACGATTGGCTGCGCAAAAAGCGCATCCAGAGCGACGGAGAGTTCAACGATGAAATCGGCCGCCCCGTGGCCGCCGGCGCGGAAGCCGTGCCCAAGGGAGATTTCGCCCCCGACGAAGCGTTGAAGAACCGCGAGTTGGGTGCACGTATCCATGAAGCCATCGCGCAGCTCAGCCCAGACCACCGCACCGTCATTCTCCTGCGGGAGGTGGAAGGTCACAGCTACGAGGAAATCGCACAAGCAACCAACAGCAGCCTCGGCACCGTGATGAGCCGCCTATTTTACGCCCGCAAAAAGCTTCAAGAATTGCTCAAGGACACCTATGAAAACGCCTGA
- a CDS encoding DUF3592 domain-containing protein, whose translation MTSTKGARTLKICMGLALIIMGAIATGVLWVSYKRAEETRHWKPVPAVITVSLLLTERPTHNSPLAYRPEIHYRYTLDGKTHTASHVRRVEGRTSHKEGAEARLEAYPVGKEVTAWVNPADHDFAVLEHSTRAALYSIWFPCLFMVGGLGMIISALRKK comes from the coding sequence ATGACCTCCACCAAAGGCGCGCGCACGCTCAAGATTTGTATGGGCCTCGCCCTCATCATCATGGGTGCGATTGCCACCGGCGTGCTCTGGGTCTCCTACAAGCGCGCCGAAGAGACACGCCACTGGAAGCCGGTACCTGCGGTCATCACTGTTTCCCTGCTACTCACCGAGCGCCCTACCCATAACTCCCCCCTCGCTTACCGACCGGAGATTCACTACCGCTACACCCTTGATGGGAAGACCCACACCGCCTCGCACGTGCGACGCGTAGAGGGCCGCACTTCCCACAAGGAAGGCGCCGAGGCCAGGCTGGAAGCGTATCCGGTGGGCAAGGAAGTCACCGCCTGGGTGAACCCCGCCGACCACGACTTCGCCGTCCTCGAGCACTCCACCCGCGCCGCTCTCTATAGCATCTGGTTCCCCTGCCTCTTCATGGTGGGAGGACTGGGGATGATCATTTCAGCGCTGCGGAAGAAGTAG
- a CDS encoding FkbM family methyltransferase, with the protein MSLEDILTLASDQDELREKLIAVCRAMDASLQKEGISSREQYARPLLDVVMRGRVFRKRLASGVMIEMPYGNKISREFLLSPEPEPDHVWEPQTTKLLMHLASGARHVVIGGAYVGDQAAPLASLMQSWGGACHAFEPEEASFRFLKRSAEINHLTNLHCVPAGLWDADAHIALTGSDSLASPTAAEADNADSIAARSLDSYAAEKGLDEVGLIMLDTEGGEFAALRGAESFLTQPEGKAPHLVFEVHRHHVDWSAGLESTDIVRHVRERGYEVFAIRDYHSNHPMHGEPVELIPCDSVYLEGPPHGFNMLAVKDPGTLHSPFFRVVRGVSPKLLLHRDPALHQPVRQ; encoded by the coding sequence ATGAGCTTGGAAGACATCCTTACCCTGGCCAGCGACCAAGATGAGCTGCGCGAAAAATTGATCGCCGTCTGTCGGGCCATGGATGCCTCGCTGCAGAAGGAGGGCATCTCCAGCCGTGAGCAATACGCCAGACCACTGCTCGACGTCGTGATGCGGGGAAGGGTGTTCCGCAAACGGCTCGCCAGCGGCGTGATGATTGAGATGCCCTACGGCAACAAAATCAGCCGCGAATTTCTCCTGAGTCCCGAACCGGAGCCAGATCACGTGTGGGAACCCCAGACCACCAAACTGCTCATGCACCTCGCGTCTGGCGCCAGGCACGTGGTGATTGGCGGCGCCTACGTGGGTGACCAGGCGGCGCCACTCGCCAGCCTGATGCAGTCCTGGGGCGGGGCATGCCACGCCTTCGAACCCGAGGAGGCCTCCTTCCGGTTCCTGAAGCGAAGCGCAGAAATCAACCACCTCACAAATCTCCATTGCGTTCCAGCGGGTCTCTGGGACGCAGACGCGCACATTGCACTCACCGGAAGTGACTCGCTGGCCTCACCCACAGCGGCAGAGGCGGATAACGCCGACAGCATCGCAGCCCGAAGCCTCGACAGCTACGCGGCGGAGAAGGGCCTCGATGAAGTGGGCCTCATCATGTTGGATACCGAGGGTGGTGAATTTGCGGCCCTGCGTGGCGCGGAGTCTTTCCTCACCCAGCCGGAAGGCAAAGCTCCACACCTCGTGTTTGAGGTGCATCGCCATCATGTGGACTGGTCTGCGGGGCTGGAGTCCACCGACATCGTGCGGCATGTGCGGGAGCGCGGATACGAGGTATTCGCGATACGGGACTATCACTCCAATCATCCCATGCATGGAGAGCCCGTGGAGCTCATCCCGTGTGACAGCGTGTACTTGGAAGGGCCCCCGCATGGGTTCAACATGCTTGCAGTAAAGGACCCCGGTACGCTGCACTCTCCGTTCTTCAGGGTCGTGCGCGGAGTCAGCCCGAAGCTGTTGCTACATCGCGATCCCGCGCTGCACCAGCCGGTGCGACAATAG
- a CDS encoding anti-sigma factor family protein produces MKTPDDQLLGRWLDGELTPEETARFEAMMAVDPALREEALSMKKMGEAIRAHVTMEREVPHADFFNSQIMERIAAEQQAEERAKSGSKATAAAGSWLDWLRAPWVYAGAAAVLMAGFFLLQQQTAGTDGRTQILSLYAPSATVKATASYNADADATVLMLDGLEAIPADRNVAGFNVHHSENDAQMATTTLFNEDGGVLLVMSKDAASRPLMLGGSGL; encoded by the coding sequence ATGAAAACGCCTGATGATCAACTGCTGGGCCGCTGGCTCGACGGGGAGCTGACCCCCGAAGAGACCGCCCGCTTCGAGGCCATGATGGCTGTCGACCCCGCCCTGCGCGAGGAGGCCCTGTCCATGAAAAAGATGGGCGAGGCTATTCGTGCGCATGTGACCATGGAACGTGAGGTGCCTCATGCGGACTTCTTCAATTCCCAGATCATGGAGCGCATCGCCGCCGAGCAGCAGGCTGAAGAGCGTGCCAAGAGTGGCAGCAAGGCCACCGCCGCCGCAGGTTCTTGGCTGGACTGGCTCCGCGCCCCGTGGGTGTATGCCGGTGCCGCCGCCGTGCTGATGGCTGGCTTCTTCCTCCTGCAGCAGCAGACTGCCGGAACAGATGGCCGCACGCAAATCCTGAGCCTCTACGCGCCCAGCGCCACTGTGAAGGCTACCGCCAGCTACAACGCCGATGCCGATGCTACTGTGTTGATGCTGGATGGCCTCGAAGCCATTCCCGCCGATCGGAATGTAGCGGGATTCAACGTCCACCACAGCGAGAACGACGCCCAGATGGCAACCACCACCCTTTTCAATGAAGATGGCGGTGTGCTTCTGGTGATGTCCAAAGACGCCGCCAGCCGCCCGCTCATGCTCGGTGGCAGTGGACTTTAA
- a CDS encoding FKBP-type peptidyl-prolyl cis-trans isomerase: MKSILLCPIVALATVATLGAQENKPAEAKPAEAPAAAPAKADPAQMDKVSYFIGTQIGGDFKRNGLEIVPETLLQGIKDALAEKKDGKYTEAELSSAMQAFQMAMMAKQQEEIAKQQAEMEKATAELAKAGPKNKEDGEKFLADNGKRDGVTTTASGLQYEVLKKADGPKPKATDEVTVHYKGTLINGDEFDSSEKHGQPATFPLNGVIPGWTEGVQLMSVGSKFKFFIPAKLAYGEQVRPPKIGPNSTLVFEVELLNIGGEGK, from the coding sequence ATGAAATCCATCCTCCTGTGCCCCATCGTCGCTCTTGCTACCGTCGCCACTCTTGGCGCGCAGGAGAACAAGCCTGCTGAAGCCAAACCCGCCGAGGCCCCAGCTGCAGCTCCTGCGAAGGCAGATCCGGCCCAGATGGACAAGGTGAGCTACTTCATTGGCACCCAGATTGGTGGCGACTTCAAGCGCAATGGCCTTGAGATCGTTCCCGAAACGCTGCTGCAGGGCATCAAGGATGCGCTGGCGGAGAAGAAGGACGGCAAGTACACCGAAGCCGAGCTGAGCAGCGCCATGCAGGCCTTCCAGATGGCAATGATGGCCAAGCAGCAGGAAGAGATCGCCAAGCAGCAGGCGGAGATGGAAAAGGCCACCGCGGAGCTCGCAAAGGCCGGCCCCAAGAACAAGGAAGACGGTGAAAAATTCCTCGCGGACAATGGCAAGCGTGATGGCGTGACCACCACCGCCAGCGGCCTGCAGTATGAAGTGCTCAAGAAGGCGGACGGCCCGAAGCCGAAGGCCACAGATGAAGTGACGGTGCACTACAAGGGTACCCTCATCAACGGGGACGAGTTCGACAGTTCCGAGAAGCATGGCCAGCCCGCCACCTTCCCGCTGAACGGCGTGATCCCCGGCTGGACGGAAGGCGTGCAGCTCATGTCCGTGGGCAGCAAGTTCAAGTTCTTCATCCCTGCGAAGCTCGCCTACGGTGAGCAGGTGCGCCCCCCGAAAATCGGTCCGAACTCCACCCTCGTCTTCGAAGTGGAGCTTCTGAACATCGGCGGCGAAGGCAAGTAA